The following are encoded together in the Paludisphaera mucosa genome:
- a CDS encoding DUF1559 domain-containing protein: protein MRPHHVPRGLRRGFTLIELLVAIAIIAVLIALLLPAVQSAREAARRIQCRNNLKQMGLAMHQYLSVYNVLPKGGPGGIVSTAVINAPSSHSLRIQSWGSAVLPYMDQAAMYNAINQSQWYVQDENLTVSQARIAAFLCPSNPAGSAGKPSGDMPTSPILMARNDYGGNWGERALRCYPSSNCQNSYDAGGEGRGVIMQRTESNITLTEISDGTTYTVVLGEAPNAIHGLWMGHKNFFDQSAPLNSRYSSSVAGTFASCQVFATDQRNGQLGCDFGQEFHSYHVGGANFLMVDGSVRFLKDTMDLKVFSAYLSRRGGEIIGGDSE from the coding sequence ATGCGTCCTCATCACGTCCCCCGCGGCCTGCGCCGGGGGTTCACTCTCATCGAACTGCTGGTCGCCATCGCGATCATAGCCGTTTTGATCGCGCTGCTCCTGCCGGCCGTGCAATCGGCCCGCGAGGCCGCACGCCGCATCCAATGTCGCAACAACCTCAAGCAGATGGGGTTGGCGATGCATCAGTATCTGAGCGTCTACAACGTGCTTCCCAAGGGAGGACCCGGGGGGATCGTCTCGACGGCCGTCATCAACGCACCTTCGAGCCATTCGCTGCGCATCCAGAGCTGGGGGTCCGCAGTCCTCCCCTATATGGATCAGGCCGCGATGTACAACGCGATCAACCAATCCCAATGGTACGTGCAGGACGAAAATCTCACCGTCAGCCAGGCGCGAATCGCCGCGTTTCTATGCCCGTCGAACCCGGCCGGGTCCGCAGGTAAACCGAGCGGTGACATGCCGACGTCCCCGATCCTGATGGCTCGAAACGACTACGGCGGAAACTGGGGCGAGCGGGCCCTGCGTTGCTATCCCTCATCGAATTGCCAGAACAGCTACGACGCCGGCGGAGAGGGGCGTGGCGTCATCATGCAGCGCACCGAATCAAACATCACGCTGACGGAGATCAGCGATGGGACGACCTATACCGTCGTCCTCGGCGAGGCCCCCAATGCAATCCACGGCCTCTGGATGGGGCACAAGAATTTCTTCGATCAAAGCGCCCCTCTCAACTCCCGTTACAGTTCGTCGGTCGCAGGCACCTTCGCCTCCTGCCAGGTCTTCGCGACCGACCAGAGGAACGGCCAACTCGGCTGCGACTTCGGTCAAGAGTTCCACTCCTATCACGTCGGCGGCGCCAATTTCTTGATGGTCGACGGCTCCGTGCGTTTCCTCAAGGATACGATGGACTTGAAGGTCTTCTCAGCCTATCTCTCCCGCAGGGGAGGGGAGATCATCGGCGGCGATTCGGAGTGA
- a CDS encoding glycoside hydrolase family 16 protein, producing the protein MLESRRWAWIMLGTLAILAGHGIAEESPKGWNLVWNDEFDGDAIDRTKWDFDLGDGFYDYGANVWIGGWGNDELQYYTAEPRNIFVRDGSIHIRALKESLQGRGYTSARVKTRARDGSALFAKAYGRFEFRAKLPTGRGIWPALWMLPQDDAHGKWPCSGEIDVMEARGQDPHRVSGTIHFGSPWPANVHAEETYAFPPGQSFADYHVYAVEWEPGEIRWFVDDRCFATKHSWWTSRKTGPDGRGVKAEAESDVAAWPAPFDKPFHIIMNVAVGGRFLGNPDPTTSFPGEMLVDYVRVYDKNGGYGSPSPRSDEALPWRR; encoded by the coding sequence ATGCTCGAATCTCGACGGTGGGCCTGGATCATGCTGGGTACGCTGGCGATCCTCGCGGGCCATGGGATCGCCGAGGAGTCGCCGAAGGGTTGGAATCTCGTCTGGAACGATGAATTCGACGGCGACGCGATCGACAGGACGAAGTGGGACTTCGACCTTGGCGACGGCTTCTACGATTACGGCGCGAACGTTTGGATCGGCGGCTGGGGCAACGACGAATTACAATACTATACGGCCGAACCGCGCAACATCTTCGTGCGTGACGGATCGATCCACATTCGCGCGTTGAAGGAATCGTTGCAAGGCCGGGGCTATACTTCGGCCCGGGTCAAGACGCGGGCGCGCGACGGCTCGGCCCTCTTCGCGAAGGCGTACGGTCGTTTCGAATTTCGCGCCAAACTACCGACCGGCCGAGGGATCTGGCCTGCGCTCTGGATGCTCCCCCAGGACGACGCCCACGGAAAGTGGCCCTGCTCGGGCGAAATCGACGTGATGGAGGCTCGAGGCCAGGATCCGCATCGGGTCTCGGGCACGATCCACTTCGGGTCTCCATGGCCGGCGAATGTACACGCGGAAGAGACCTATGCGTTCCCTCCGGGGCAGTCCTTCGCCGACTACCACGTCTACGCCGTGGAGTGGGAGCCTGGCGAGATCCGTTGGTTCGTCGACGACCGATGCTTCGCGACCAAACACTCGTGGTGGACGAGCCGGAAAACCGGGCCCGACGGTCGCGGCGTGAAGGCCGAGGCGGAAAGCGACGTAGCAGCGTGGCCCGCACCATTCGACAAGCCCTTCCACATCATCATGAACGTCGCCGTCGGCGGCCGCTTTCTGGGCAATCCCGACCCCACCACATCCTTCCCGGGCGAGATGCTCGTCGATTACGTCCGGGTTTATGACAAGAACGGTGGATACGGCTCTCCGAGTCCTCGCAGCGACGAGGCACTTCCCTGGCGACGGTAG
- a CDS encoding discoidin domain-containing protein produces the protein MKKRARPRRFTPGMTSLERRRLLTLSALWLGQDGGDYVGTEGTLVQQAPNDYQDIHFRLTGLSGAPVAQIEVQRYGGGGWDWSSAGGKNAMLLPDAADSTDADLYLEPYFADPAGTLYQAIRVTYADGSVDQAQATSTTAVDPNLRTPGKSLSATFLGQDGQDWTGATIAVGPDGMQDVHIAIANLSTGASGTVRVTAATNPPRSWETGVNPDGRWNAEPLNRTGTGSTLGSTADLFFSSDVDLTDVTLTIQVFYDHWNPDYQSYTNRSGKTDSVTIIAGATDPSLAMPQVTESDLATFSATSHPQDPQYPGWSHAAIDAASLAALSTPQSFATVRSAVLSDRHGAAWLYFRPGSPAPYTGFPDPTAMRFDAAGGTFDFPPVRSEDSSTLTLLLTFDDGSQAVSRFAGSAADLGRLAVDTRVGTTAQDVADAAGLFAALDADAPRIHLRAGTYNLDRPMVLDAPVQITADPGAVLNFVLSDAAGSPWKTSTGAIQVRASHVALDGFSIRFEGTTAQWTCWARNVIQAGFGTVDVDLAFTNLDIGAPAAAVAGTYEMAVPIMNFDDGDTGVIAGNVLKGGWIQLGAAPWQVLDNDYQGAVADTIAPSFLAVHRSFDLTIQGNHAHVVDPRGITQRFLVMGNADSGQGIDDLIAGNTIDGGIGTPATGAPAGFNNNPEIILTETYQPRFEGLPSAVSPDGFIVQLPYLRGPAARTGDVVSIVDGPHAGEWRMIAQALSPTRYLLDQPLPDGRFDIAVGRGFVNQTYRGNTIDIRGMSPSNVAIVVSGNHWNQIIEDNTFLGGAALRIGAGSSEAAFEGRYPAPWGWSRLPVFDIEIEGNTFVDAEVSLGVAHNRWADKASAGRTYLEGDFSDNTIIWTDPSGSAVTIGAGPDVSRGDPAYTLANYPWLTPEEIVLTTHDNWGRDPGTGAAATMRIYAARIDGATADDLLVNLPTSSAVSAITHGQDGLDYIGPGADAAGPDGFQDVHITLAGLPADRTISQVTITGYDGRNWSYGGVSGDDEIVLMRKGAKADLYIQPYQDENGRFVMIDVRYSDGSSSRALVDALYASATLPMPTNVALGAAPAVVSARGDNAGAGEDKLHAFDGDVRTKWLDFSSTSWIQYQFAGGIEQLVKSYSITSANDTALYPGRAPRSWVLKGSNDGVNWTILDERTNAAVTANYLSRTYVVANPAAYRIYRLDDIVSNGDPIIQIGEIRFDGAPAATSISAARGDNARAGEGAAQAFDGDVQTKWLDFSSTSWIQYASPDGVARIVSQYAITSANDTALYPGRAPKSWKLEGSNDGQNWTILDTQTDAADTADFSTRVYHVSNPGPYRYYRLNDIVSNGDPIIQIADVALQSNQVLAIAAGASAPSSSFGADAFYSGGAAASTAHPIDVTGVACPAPQAAYQSERYGDFTYTLPGLTPGASYMVRLHFSENYWWQVGRRTFDVTINGRKVLDHFDILAAAGDMYKAVVREFSATADASGRIVIAFLGEGQPDHPKVDAIEVLVPSLDLARGRPATSSSDEDAAFSPAMALDGDASTRWSSGQWMRPDEAAWLAVDLGAVNDIGRVAMNWEDAFAVDYQIQVSEDGRSWTTVRTIAGATTRGTVAYANLQARGRYVRIAMTRYNATKNYSLYNFSVYNS, from the coding sequence ATGAAGAAGCGCGCAAGGCCGCGGCGGTTCACGCCCGGGATGACGTCCCTGGAACGACGTCGGTTGCTGACCCTGTCCGCCCTCTGGCTCGGCCAGGACGGCGGCGACTACGTCGGAACCGAGGGGACGCTCGTCCAGCAGGCCCCCAACGACTACCAGGATATCCATTTCCGGCTGACCGGCCTGTCCGGAGCGCCGGTCGCGCAGATCGAAGTCCAGCGCTACGGCGGCGGTGGTTGGGACTGGAGCTCCGCGGGCGGCAAGAACGCGATGCTGCTGCCGGACGCCGCCGATTCCACCGACGCCGACCTCTATCTGGAGCCGTATTTCGCCGACCCCGCCGGGACCCTCTACCAGGCGATCCGCGTGACCTACGCCGATGGCTCGGTCGATCAGGCCCAGGCGACCTCCACGACGGCCGTCGACCCCAACCTGCGGACGCCGGGCAAGTCCCTCTCGGCGACTTTCCTGGGCCAGGACGGTCAGGATTGGACCGGCGCGACGATCGCTGTCGGCCCAGACGGGATGCAGGACGTCCACATCGCGATCGCCAACCTCTCGACGGGTGCCTCGGGCACGGTTCGCGTCACCGCCGCGACCAACCCGCCGCGGTCCTGGGAGACCGGGGTCAACCCAGACGGCCGCTGGAACGCCGAGCCGTTGAATCGGACGGGGACGGGGTCGACGCTGGGCTCGACGGCCGACCTATTCTTCTCCTCCGACGTCGACTTGACTGACGTGACGCTGACGATCCAGGTCTTCTACGACCACTGGAACCCCGACTACCAGTCCTACACGAACCGCAGCGGCAAGACCGACTCGGTCACCATCATCGCTGGTGCGACGGATCCTTCACTCGCCATGCCGCAGGTCACCGAATCGGACCTCGCGACCTTCTCGGCGACGAGCCACCCGCAGGATCCTCAGTATCCCGGATGGTCCCACGCCGCGATCGACGCCGCCAGCCTCGCCGCCCTGTCGACGCCGCAATCGTTCGCCACGGTCCGCTCGGCCGTCCTCAGCGATCGCCACGGCGCCGCCTGGCTCTACTTCAGACCGGGCTCGCCCGCGCCATATACCGGCTTCCCCGATCCGACCGCGATGCGTTTCGACGCCGCGGGCGGGACGTTCGATTTCCCCCCCGTGCGCAGCGAGGATAGCTCGACGCTCACCCTGCTGTTGACGTTCGACGACGGCTCGCAGGCCGTATCGCGTTTCGCGGGATCCGCCGCCGACCTCGGCCGCCTGGCCGTCGACACGCGCGTCGGGACGACGGCTCAAGACGTCGCCGACGCCGCCGGCCTGTTCGCCGCGCTCGACGCCGACGCCCCGCGGATCCACCTTCGCGCCGGGACGTACAACCTCGACCGGCCCATGGTTCTTGATGCACCCGTGCAGATCACGGCCGATCCGGGGGCCGTCCTGAATTTCGTCCTATCGGACGCGGCCGGGTCGCCCTGGAAGACGAGCACGGGGGCCATCCAGGTCCGTGCGAGCCATGTCGCCCTCGACGGGTTTTCGATCCGCTTCGAAGGGACGACCGCGCAATGGACGTGCTGGGCGCGGAACGTCATCCAGGCCGGTTTCGGCACCGTCGACGTCGACCTGGCGTTCACGAACCTGGACATCGGCGCGCCCGCCGCCGCCGTCGCCGGCACGTATGAGATGGCGGTGCCGATCATGAACTTCGACGACGGTGACACCGGAGTGATCGCCGGCAACGTCCTCAAAGGTGGTTGGATCCAGCTCGGTGCGGCGCCATGGCAAGTCCTCGACAACGACTACCAGGGCGCCGTCGCCGATACGATCGCGCCGAGCTTCCTCGCCGTGCATCGGAGCTTCGACCTGACGATCCAGGGGAACCACGCCCACGTGGTGGATCCTCGTGGCATTACCCAGCGCTTCCTCGTGATGGGCAACGCCGACTCGGGACAGGGGATCGACGACCTCATCGCAGGCAACACGATCGACGGCGGCATCGGCACCCCTGCGACCGGGGCGCCCGCCGGCTTCAACAACAACCCCGAGATCATCCTCACGGAGACTTATCAGCCCCGGTTCGAGGGCCTCCCGTCGGCCGTCTCGCCCGACGGTTTCATCGTCCAGCTCCCCTATTTGCGCGGGCCCGCCGCTCGCACGGGCGACGTCGTCTCGATCGTCGACGGCCCTCACGCGGGCGAATGGCGCATGATCGCCCAGGCGCTCAGCCCGACGCGCTACTTGCTCGACCAACCGCTTCCGGACGGCCGCTTCGATATCGCCGTCGGCCGAGGCTTCGTGAACCAGACCTACCGCGGCAATACGATCGACATCCGCGGCATGAGCCCGAGCAACGTCGCGATCGTCGTGAGCGGCAATCACTGGAATCAGATCATCGAAGACAACACCTTCCTCGGCGGCGCGGCGTTGCGAATCGGCGCCGGCTCCAGCGAGGCGGCATTCGAAGGGCGATACCCCGCGCCCTGGGGCTGGTCGCGACTCCCGGTCTTCGACATCGAGATCGAGGGCAACACGTTCGTCGACGCGGAAGTCTCCCTCGGCGTGGCGCACAACCGATGGGCCGACAAGGCGAGTGCGGGGCGGACCTATCTGGAAGGCGATTTCTCCGACAATACGATCATCTGGACGGACCCGTCCGGATCGGCGGTGACCATCGGGGCGGGCCCCGACGTCAGCCGCGGCGATCCCGCCTACACCCTGGCGAATTACCCCTGGCTCACGCCCGAGGAGATCGTGCTGACGACGCACGACAACTGGGGGCGAGACCCCGGCACGGGCGCGGCGGCGACGATGAGGATCTACGCCGCAAGGATCGACGGGGCCACGGCCGACGACCTTCTAGTCAATCTTCCGACCTCCTCGGCCGTCTCGGCGATTACCCATGGTCAAGACGGCCTGGACTACATCGGCCCGGGGGCGGACGCCGCCGGGCCCGACGGGTTCCAGGACGTCCATATCACGCTCGCCGGCCTTCCCGCCGACAGGACGATCTCGCAAGTCACCATAACCGGGTATGACGGCCGCAACTGGAGCTACGGAGGCGTGTCGGGTGACGACGAGATCGTCCTCATGCGCAAGGGTGCGAAAGCAGACCTTTACATCCAGCCGTATCAGGACGAGAACGGTCGCTTCGTCATGATCGACGTCCGATATTCGGACGGCTCTTCCTCGCGAGCCCTAGTCGACGCCCTCTACGCCTCGGCGACGCTTCCGATGCCGACGAACGTCGCCCTCGGGGCCGCGCCGGCCGTCGTGTCGGCCCGGGGTGACAACGCGGGCGCCGGCGAGGACAAGCTCCACGCGTTCGACGGCGACGTCCGCACGAAGTGGCTCGATTTCTCATCGACCAGCTGGATCCAGTATCAATTCGCGGGAGGGATCGAACAGCTCGTCAAGAGCTACTCGATCACCAGCGCCAACGACACGGCGCTTTATCCCGGCCGAGCGCCCAGGAGTTGGGTCTTGAAGGGCTCCAACGACGGAGTGAACTGGACGATCCTCGATGAGAGGACCAACGCCGCCGTGACGGCGAACTATCTGAGCCGCACCTACGTGGTCGCCAACCCGGCCGCCTATCGCATCTACCGGCTCGACGACATCGTCAGCAACGGCGACCCGATCATCCAGATCGGCGAGATTCGATTCGACGGGGCGCCTGCCGCCACGTCGATTTCCGCCGCACGCGGCGACAACGCCCGAGCCGGCGAGGGGGCCGCCCAGGCGTTCGACGGCGACGTCCAGACGAAGTGGCTCGACTTCTCGTCGACAAGCTGGATCCAGTACGCTTCGCCCGACGGAGTCGCCCGAATCGTCTCGCAATACGCGATCACCAGCGCGAACGATACGGCGCTATATCCCGGCCGCGCCCCCAAGAGCTGGAAGCTCGAAGGGTCCAACGACGGACAGAACTGGACGATCCTCGACACTCAGACGGATGCGGCCGATACGGCCGATTTTTCGACGCGAGTCTATCACGTATCCAATCCGGGGCCTTATCGGTACTACCGTCTGAACGACATCGTCAGCAACGGCGACCCGATCATCCAGATCGCGGACGTCGCGTTGCAGAGCAATCAGGTTCTCGCCATAGCGGCCGGTGCTTCGGCCCCCTCATCGTCCTTCGGGGCCGACGCTTTCTACTCGGGAGGCGCAGCGGCCTCCACCGCTCATCCCATCGACGTGACCGGCGTCGCGTGTCCCGCACCACAGGCCGCCTATCAATCCGAGCGATATGGAGACTTCACGTATACGCTCCCAGGCCTCACTCCGGGCGCGTCCTACATGGTGCGTTTGCACTTCTCGGAGAACTACTGGTGGCAGGTGGGCCGCCGCACCTTCGACGTGACCATCAATGGGAGGAAGGTCCTCGACCATTTCGACATCCTCGCCGCGGCGGGAGACATGTACAAGGCCGTCGTTCGAGAGTTCAGCGCGACGGCCGACGCTTCCGGGCGCATCGTGATCGCCTTTCTCGGCGAAGGTCAGCCCGACCATCCCAAGGTCGATGCGATCGAGGTCCTCGTCCCTTCGCTCGACCTGGCCCGGGGAAGGCCGGCGACCTCGTCTTCCGACGAGGACGCGGCCTTCTCACCTGCGATGGCCCTCGACGGCGACGCGTCGACGCGGTGGTCGAGCGGGCAGTGGATGCGTCCCGATGAAGCCGCCTGGCTCGCCGTCGACCTCGGCGCCGTGAACGACATCGGACGCGTCGCCATGAACTGGGAGGACGCCTTCGCGGTCGACTACCAGATCCAGGTGAGCGAGGACGGCCGCTCCTGGACGACCGTCCGCACGATCGCCGGGGCGACGACCAGGGGAACCGTCGCATATGCGAACCTGCAGGCTCGCGGTCGTTACGTTCGCATCGCGATGACGCGCTATAACGCGACCAAAAACTACTCCCTCTACAACTTCAGCGTCTACAACTCATGA
- a CDS encoding GH116 family glycosyl-hydrolase has product MAGPFDGTEFERLVPGDKKLDPEWVRALFARGRPTVYRGVDLDLIGMPIGGICAGQLYLGGDGRLWHWDVFNETIRTNEAHYANPLKPASPVDQGFAVRIKRAESEEVRVLDRKGFADVQFRGEYPIGTVIYEDPSVPVRVTLEAFSPFIPLDVDASSLPATTMNFTVENTSAERLEVELGGWLQNAVCHATGEAREGELVNTVVRDPGLLSLVCRAEAASTKPGSNRPPIVVADFEGTGYGDWTVEGKAFGDRPSAGQGPGQFLKGYEGKGLVNTWTGSDALTGRATSPPFTIERKYVNFLIGGGNHREQTCVNLKVDGRVVQSATGERTDAMTWRSFDVRRFAGKSARIEIVDAHSGDWGHIDADQIVQEDEARNGYGPVEKRRDYGTMSLALLAATDRDQCRPATPAGSPADGLFGAALPPRAPFGSKLVGSIVRHMILRPGEKQSAAFVVAWHFPNLSLPDTKLPKDLGRFYATRFQDAHAVARHVSTHWDRLDRETRLWRDVWYDSTLPFWLLDRTFANTSVLASSTCHRFRDGRFYGWEGVGCCAGTCTHVWHYAQAVGRLFPELERILRERVDYADGIGFDPKTGAISHRAEEPVGPAIDGQAGNILRAYREHQTSIDGKFLERLWPKVKRSLEYLIGHDSDGDGVLDGGQHNTLDASWFGEVPWLSSLYLAALKAGEAMARERGDVAFADRCREIAARGASNLEKLLWNDDFGYFVQRADPAHAMAVGSYDGCEIDQVFGQHWAFQVGLGRVLDEGRVRQALRSLWKYNFTPDVGPYREAYKAGRWYAMPGEAGLLMVTFPKSPRPPIDDPSGGWSAIYFNECMNGFEYQAAGHMIWEGLVQEGLAITRALHDRYDASRRNPWNEVECGDHYARSMASHGVFLATCGFEYHGPKGRIAFKPAIGADDFRAPFTAAEGWGTFSQRRDHDALSATLDVRWGRLALRSLDLNLGGRRQEVHAVASLGGVPIDGVVVRPAARSGVIELDFPVEVLVEPGRPLSTRIEHRAATRR; this is encoded by the coding sequence ATGGCCGGTCCTTTCGACGGCACGGAGTTCGAACGGCTCGTTCCGGGAGATAAGAAGCTCGACCCGGAATGGGTCCGCGCGCTGTTCGCGCGAGGAAGGCCGACCGTTTATCGCGGCGTCGACCTGGATCTGATCGGGATGCCGATCGGCGGGATCTGCGCGGGGCAACTCTACCTCGGCGGCGACGGGCGACTCTGGCATTGGGATGTCTTCAACGAGACGATCCGGACCAACGAGGCGCACTACGCGAACCCTCTTAAGCCGGCATCGCCCGTGGACCAAGGGTTCGCCGTGCGGATCAAGAGAGCGGAGTCGGAAGAGGTCCGCGTCCTCGACCGGAAGGGATTCGCCGACGTCCAATTCCGGGGGGAGTATCCGATCGGCACTGTGATCTACGAAGATCCCAGCGTCCCGGTGCGCGTGACGCTGGAAGCCTTCTCGCCGTTCATCCCGCTCGACGTCGACGCTTCCAGCCTGCCCGCGACGACGATGAATTTCACGGTCGAAAACACGTCGGCGGAACGGCTCGAGGTCGAGCTGGGGGGATGGCTTCAGAACGCGGTCTGTCACGCGACGGGCGAGGCCCGAGAGGGCGAACTCGTCAACACCGTCGTCCGCGACCCAGGTCTCCTGAGTCTCGTTTGTCGCGCCGAGGCCGCGTCAACCAAACCAGGATCGAACCGACCGCCGATCGTCGTCGCGGATTTCGAGGGGACGGGTTACGGCGACTGGACCGTTGAGGGGAAAGCCTTCGGCGACAGGCCCAGCGCGGGGCAGGGGCCCGGGCAGTTCCTCAAGGGCTACGAGGGCAAAGGGCTGGTCAACACCTGGACCGGATCGGACGCCCTGACCGGCCGAGCGACGTCCCCGCCTTTCACGATCGAGCGGAAGTACGTCAATTTCCTGATCGGCGGCGGGAATCACCGCGAGCAGACGTGCGTCAACTTGAAGGTGGATGGACGGGTGGTGCAGTCGGCGACGGGCGAGCGGACGGACGCGATGACATGGCGTTCGTTCGACGTCCGCCGGTTCGCCGGGAAGTCCGCTCGGATCGAGATCGTCGACGCCCATTCCGGCGACTGGGGACACATCGACGCCGACCAGATCGTGCAGGAGGACGAGGCTCGGAACGGCTATGGGCCCGTCGAGAAACGGCGCGATTACGGCACGATGAGCCTGGCTTTGCTCGCGGCCACGGATCGCGACCAGTGCCGGCCGGCGACGCCGGCCGGCAGCCCGGCCGACGGCCTCTTCGGCGCGGCCCTGCCGCCCCGCGCCCCCTTCGGATCGAAGCTTGTCGGATCGATCGTTCGCCACATGATTCTGAGACCGGGCGAGAAGCAGTCGGCCGCATTCGTCGTCGCGTGGCACTTCCCGAACCTTTCGCTCCCCGACACAAAGCTGCCGAAGGACCTCGGGCGTTTTTATGCGACCAGGTTCCAGGATGCCCACGCCGTCGCGCGTCACGTCTCGACGCACTGGGACCGGCTTGATCGCGAGACGCGGCTCTGGCGCGACGTCTGGTACGACTCGACGCTGCCGTTCTGGCTTCTCGATCGGACGTTCGCGAACACGTCGGTCCTCGCCAGCTCGACGTGCCACCGCTTTCGCGACGGCCGGTTCTACGGTTGGGAAGGCGTCGGGTGTTGCGCGGGGACGTGCACGCACGTCTGGCATTATGCGCAGGCGGTCGGAAGGCTCTTCCCCGAACTGGAGCGGATCCTTCGCGAACGCGTCGACTACGCCGACGGCATCGGCTTCGATCCGAAGACCGGAGCCATCAGCCACCGCGCCGAGGAACCCGTAGGGCCGGCGATCGACGGACAGGCGGGGAACATCCTGCGCGCTTACCGCGAGCACCAGACTTCGATCGACGGCAAATTCCTGGAGAGGCTCTGGCCCAAGGTCAAGCGATCGCTGGAGTATCTCATCGGCCATGACTCGGACGGCGACGGCGTGCTCGACGGCGGCCAGCACAACACGCTCGACGCCTCGTGGTTCGGCGAGGTTCCCTGGCTGTCTTCGCTGTACCTCGCGGCGCTCAAGGCGGGCGAGGCGATGGCCCGCGAGCGAGGCGACGTCGCCTTTGCGGACCGCTGCCGCGAGATCGCGGCGCGAGGAGCCTCGAACCTGGAAAAGCTGCTCTGGAACGACGATTTCGGCTATTTCGTGCAACGCGCCGACCCGGCCCATGCCATGGCCGTCGGCTCCTACGACGGCTGTGAGATCGACCAGGTCTTCGGCCAGCATTGGGCCTTCCAGGTCGGACTCGGGCGCGTGCTCGATGAAGGCCGAGTGCGACAGGCGCTCCGCTCGCTCTGGAAATACAATTTCACCCCCGACGTCGGACCGTACCGCGAGGCGTATAAGGCGGGCCGTTGGTACGCCATGCCGGGCGAAGCCGGCCTCTTGATGGTCACTTTCCCGAAGTCCCCCCGCCCGCCGATCGACGACCCGTCAGGCGGATGGTCGGCCATTTATTTCAACGAATGTATGAACGGCTTCGAGTATCAGGCCGCCGGCCACATGATCTGGGAGGGACTCGTCCAAGAAGGGCTTGCGATCACCCGGGCGTTGCACGATCGATATGACGCCTCGCGGCGAAACCCCTGGAACGAAGTGGAGTGCGGCGACCATTACGCGCGGTCGATGGCGAGCCACGGGGTGTTTCTGGCAACCTGCGGCTTCGAATACCACGGGCCGAAAGGTCGGATCGCATTCAAACCCGCGATCGGCGCCGATGACTTCCGGGCCCCCTTCACGGCCGCCGAAGGCTGGGGGACCTTCTCGCAGCGACGAGACCATGACGCGCTCTCCGCAACCCTGGACGTACGATGGGGACGTCTGGCGCTACGATCTCTGGACCTGAACCTTGGTGGACGTCGACAGGAGGTTCACGCGGTGGCCAGTCTGGGCGGGGTGCCGATCGACGGCGTCGTCGTCCGGCCCGCGGCGAGGTCCGGGGTGATCGAGCTGGATTTCCCCGTCGAGGTCCTCGTTGAGCCGGGACGACCTCTCTCGACGCGGATCGAACATCGAGCCGCGACACGACGCTAG